A portion of the Dehalococcoidia bacterium genome contains these proteins:
- a CDS encoding 3-oxoacid CoA-transferase subunit A, whose product MPINKIVSSFDEAVADIGDGATIMIGGFGIVAGAPSLLLEALARKGSKELTMVSNVTGFGKDVWKQLGFKFAEDPDILVRNGQIKKAIATAPVSTIYQNNFERLLRAGKVELETVSQGTLAERIRAAKAGLGGVYVSVGVGTVVEEGKETKVIDGKKYILELPLKADFALIKAHKGDRWGNLVYRRTSRTYNAVMAGAATVTIAEVDEIVELGELDADAIHTPGIYVDRVVVRPQVIEEEEVEISAEARESYQKFLERKGN is encoded by the coding sequence ATGCCAATAAACAAAATAGTCTCCAGCTTCGATGAAGCGGTTGCCGATATAGGGGATGGCGCCACTATCATGATCGGCGGCTTTGGCATAGTAGCTGGCGCCCCATCTTTGCTTCTGGAAGCGCTGGCCCGTAAAGGTTCGAAAGAGCTGACGATGGTGTCCAATGTCACCGGTTTCGGCAAGGATGTGTGGAAGCAATTGGGCTTTAAGTTCGCTGAGGATCCGGATATCCTGGTGAGGAACGGTCAGATAAAGAAGGCCATCGCTACCGCCCCGGTGAGCACTATTTACCAAAACAACTTCGAGAGGCTGCTGAGGGCGGGAAAGGTAGAGTTGGAGACGGTATCTCAGGGGACACTGGCGGAACGGATCAGGGCGGCCAAGGCCGGGCTCGGTGGCGTTTACGTATCAGTGGGAGTAGGAACGGTGGTGGAGGAGGGGAAGGAGACCAAGGTCATTGATGGCAAAAAGTATATACTGGAGCTCCCGCTCAAGGCCGATTTCGCCCTGATAAAGGCCCACAAAGGCGACCGCTGGGGCAACCTGGTCTACAGGAGAACATCAAGGACCTACAATGCCGTCATGGCCGGGGCGGCCACAGTCACCATAGCAGAGGTAGATGAGATCGTGGAGCTGGGCGAGCTTGATGCCGATGCGATCCACACACCGGGTATTTATGTGGACAGGGTGGTGGTGCGCCCCCAGGTGATCGAGGAAGAGGAGGTGGAGATCAGCGCCGAGGCCAGGGAATCTTACCAAAAGTTTTTGGAGAGGAAGGGCAATTAG